One region of Populus trichocarpa isolate Nisqually-1 chromosome 4, P.trichocarpa_v4.1, whole genome shotgun sequence genomic DNA includes:
- the LOC7458583 gene encoding G-type lectin S-receptor-like serine/threonine-protein kinase B120 isoform X4, translating into MISKSINPVLVFLLSVSYSLLFLAPFCHAANNTLTIGQSLKDGESLISVDENFELGFFSPGNSSLRYCGIRYYKIRDQAAIWVANREKPISGSNGVLRIGEDGNLLVTDGNGSPVWSSNASVVSNNTAAMLDTTGNLILSSNDSIGETDKAYWQSFNNPTDTYLPHMKVLISSAEIHAFTSWKSANDPSPGNFTMGVDPRGAPQIVIWERSRRRWRSGHWNGLIFSGVPYMTALTTYRYGFKVTRESDGNFYLTYNPSDSSELMRFQITWNGFEEQKRWNESAKTWQVMQSQPSEECENYNYCGNFGVCTSSGSPKCRCMEGFEPRHPDQWRLGNWSGGCGRRSPLQCQRNTSSGGEDGFKTLRGSKLPDFADVESISLDACREMCLNNCSCKAYAHVSQIQCMIWNGDLIDVQHFVEGGNTLYVRLADSELGRNRMPTYVIILIVLAGLAFLAISIWLLWMLKKRLKVLPAATSACTSSKCELPVYDLSKSKEYSTDASGSADLLKEGSQVNGSDLPMFNFNCLAAATDNFSEENKLGQGGFGLVYKGKLPGGEEIAVKRLSNISGQGLLEFKNEIILIAKLQHRNLVRLLGCSIQGDEKMLIYEYMPNKSLDYFLFDPEKQALLDWSKRFAIIEGIARGLLYLHRDSRLRIIHRDLKASNILLDEEMNPKISDFGMARIFGGNQSEINTNRVVGTYGYMAPEYAMEGLFSVKSDVYSFGVLLLEIVSGRRNTSFRQTERMILIAYAWDLWNEGKTMEIVDPSIRDSCDENEVLRCIQIGMLCVQDSALHRPSMASVVVMLESCTTNIPLPRQPNFTSVRASIDPEISLEVHEVALSS; encoded by the exons ATGATCAGCAAGAGCATAAACCcagttcttgtttttctcttgtcGGTCTCTTATTCCTTGTTGTTCCTAGCTCCCTTTTGCCATGCTGCGAATAATACACTCACAATAGGCCAATCACTAAAAGATGGTGAGTCCTTGATAtcagttgatgagaactttgaacTGGGATTCTTTAGCCCTGGAAACTCTAGTTTAAGATATTGTGGTATAAGGTATTACAAGATTCGGGATCAGGCTGCCATCTGGGTGGCTAATAGAGAAAAACCAATCTCCGGTAGCAATGGAGTCTTGAGGATAGGTGAAGATGGGAATTTGTTGGTTACAGATGGAAATGGAAGTCCAGTTTGGTCAAGTAATGCTTCAGTAGTGTCTAATAACACAGCAGCGATGCTTGATACAACAGGTAATCTAATTCTCTCGAGCAATGATAGTATTGGTGAGACAGATAAAGCCTATTGGCAAAGCTTCAATAATCCAACCGACACCTATTTGCCACACATGAAAGTTCTTATAAGTTCTGCAGAGATTCATGCCTTCACTTCATGGAAATCTGCAAATGATCCTTCACCAGGAAACTTCACCATGGGAGTTGATCCTCGCGGAGCACCACAGATAGTGATTTGGGAGCGATCGAGGAGAAGGTGGAGAAGTGGGCACTGGAATGGACTAATATTCTCAGGTGTTCCATATATGACAGCTTTAACCACTTACCGATATGGATTTAAGGTCACTCGTGAAAGCGatggaaatttttatttaacatacaATCCATCAGATAGTTCTGAATTGATGAGGTTTCAGATAACATGGAATGGATTTGAAGAGCAGAAAAGGTGGAATGAAAGTGCAAAGACGTGGCAAGTAATGCAATCACAGCCTTCTGAAGAAtgtgagaattacaattattgTGGCAATTTTGGAGTCTGTACTTCATCAGGATCTCCAAAATGCAGATGTATGGAAGGGTTTGAGCCAAGGCATCCAGATCAGTGGAGACTAGGAAATTGGTCAGGCGGATGTGGAAGAAGGTCTCCTTTACAGTGCCAGAGGAACACTAGTAGTGGTGGAGAGGATGGGTTCAAAACATTAAGGGGCTCGAAGTTGCCTGATTTTGCAGATGTGGAGTCGATCTCCTTGGATGCTTGCAGAGAAATGTGTCTAAATAACTGTTCATGTAAGGCATATGCGCACGTCAGTCAGATTCAATGCATGATATGGAATGGGGACTTGATTGATGTCCAGCATTTTGTCGAAGGTGGGAACACTCTGTATGTACGTCTCGCAGATTCTGAATTAG GTCGCAACAGGATGCCTACGTATGTGATAATACTAATAGTTTTGGCTGGACTGGCCTTCCTAGCTATATCTATATGGCTTCTGTGGATGCTCAAAAAAAGACTCAAAG TTTTGCCAGCGGCTACCTCAGCTTGCACGTCGTCAAAATGTGAATTGCCAGTTTATGATCTGAGTAAAAGTAAAGAGTACTCAACCGATGCTTCTGGATCTGCTGACCTTCTTAAAGAAGGGAGCCAAGTAAATGGTTCAGATTTGCCAATGTTCAATTTCAACTGTTTAGCAGCTGCAACAGACAATTTTTCTGAAGAAAACAAGCTTGGACAGGGAGGATTTGGCCTCGTCTACAAG GGAAAGCTTCCTGGAGGAGAGGAAATAGCTGTAAAGAGGCTTTCAAATATCTCTGGCCAAGGCTTACTGGAATTCAAGAATGAAATTATTCTGATTGCCAAATTGCAGCACAGAAATCTTGTTCGATTATTAGGATGCAGCATTCAGGGTGATGAGAAGATGCTCATTTATGAATATATGCCAAATAAAAGCCTGGATTACTTCCTTTTTG ATCCCGAGAAGCAAGCTCTATTAGACTGGAGTAAACGTTTCGCAATTATTGAGGGGATTGCCAGAGGTCTTCTTTATCTCCATAGGGATTCAAGACTAAGAATCATTCATCGGGACCTAAAGGCTAGTAACATTTTGTTGGATGAAGAAATGAACCCAAAGATTTCCGACTTCGGCATGGCCAGAATATTTGGGGGAAACCAAAGTGAAATAAACACAAACCGAGTTGTAGGAACATA TGGTTATATGGCACCTGAATATGCAATGGAAGGCCTATTTTCAGTGAAGTCTGATGTTTATAGCTTTGGAGTACTACTCCTAGAGATTGTGAGTGGCCGAAGGAATACTAGCTTCCGTCAAACAGAACGCATGATCCTCATTGCTTAT GCATGGGATCTTTGGAATGAAGGTAAGACAATGGAGATAGTTGATCCTTCCATCCGAGATTCATGTGATGAAAACGAAGTGCTGAGATGCATACAAATCGGCATGTTGTGTGTGCAAGATTCTGCACTTCATAGACCAAGCATGGCATCAGTTGTGGTAATGCTGGAGAGCTGCACAACAAACATTCCATTGCCTAGACAACCAAATTTCACTTCTGTCAGGGCCTCTATAGACCCTGAAATTTCTCTGGAAGTGCATGAAGTAGCATTGTCAAGCTAA